One Endozoicomonas gorgoniicola DNA window includes the following coding sequences:
- a CDS encoding DUF934 domain-containing protein, producing MDRKLLKDGEFCPDNSIVWHPDLIITDDVQDILVPLSLWLSHKEDIRPLSLRKLLYILPDDELTETEADLSEFNGIAIEFPGFLDGRGYSHARTLRDHLNYRGEIRAVGDVLVDQLFFMKRCGFSSFVLKPGQNPDAAVKALNTFQFSYQQGSDSQMPLHHIRKCL from the coding sequence ATGGACAGAAAGCTGCTTAAAGATGGCGAGTTTTGCCCTGATAACAGTATTGTTTGGCACCCGGATCTGATTATAACTGACGATGTGCAGGACATTCTGGTACCACTCTCTCTCTGGCTGTCACACAAAGAAGACATCCGTCCTCTAAGTTTACGGAAGCTGCTGTATATATTGCCGGATGACGAACTGACAGAGACAGAAGCGGATTTAAGTGAGTTCAACGGTATAGCCATCGAATTCCCCGGTTTCCTTGATGGTAGGGGGTATTCCCATGCCAGAACCCTGCGCGACCATCTGAATTACCGTGGAGAAATCAGGGCTGTCGGTGATGTGCTGGTGGATCAGCTGTTTTTTATGAAGCGCTGCGGTTTCAGCAGCTTTGTATTGAAACCGGGGCAGAACCCTGATGCCGCTGTGAAAGCGCTTAACACCTTCCAGTTCAGCTACCAGCAAGGCAGTGATTCACAGATGCCGCTGCACCATATCCGGAAGTGTCTTTAA
- the sohB gene encoding protease SohB, with product MEYLAEYGLFLAKALTVIAALVILIVIVTAVGSKAKKARKGHLEIDKLNDHYNELREGLEHSLLTAEQLKQQEKDKKKKAKAEKAAEKKSRQKEEKEVARPRLFVLDFHGDIKASATSSLREEITAVLGIARAEDEVLIRLESGGGMVHSYGLAASQLQRIRDKGIRLTIAVDKVAASGGYMMACTADKILAAPFAVIGSIGVMAQLPNVHRLLKKHDVDIELHTAGEYKRTLTVLGENTEKGRQKFKQDMEDTHELFKDFVKSARDQVTIEEVATGEIWYGQKAIDKNLVDDIKTSDQYIYDQVDSADIIHVAYSMKKGLTEKFGLAAHHALDNTLLKWWERLSSERFH from the coding sequence TTGGAGTATCTGGCAGAGTACGGTTTGTTTCTGGCTAAAGCATTAACGGTCATTGCAGCACTGGTGATTCTGATTGTAATTGTCACGGCCGTTGGCTCAAAGGCCAAAAAGGCCAGAAAGGGACATCTTGAAATTGACAAACTTAATGATCACTACAATGAACTCAGAGAGGGACTTGAGCACTCTCTGCTAACTGCCGAACAGCTGAAACAGCAGGAAAAAGATAAAAAGAAGAAAGCCAAAGCTGAAAAAGCTGCTGAAAAGAAATCCAGGCAGAAAGAAGAGAAAGAAGTGGCCAGGCCACGACTGTTTGTTCTGGATTTTCATGGAGATATTAAAGCAAGCGCCACCTCTTCGCTGCGCGAAGAAATCACCGCTGTGCTTGGCATTGCCAGAGCGGAAGATGAAGTATTAATTCGTCTCGAAAGCGGAGGAGGGATGGTCCATTCCTATGGCCTTGCCGCTTCTCAGCTTCAGCGAATTCGCGACAAAGGCATCAGGTTGACCATTGCTGTCGATAAAGTCGCCGCGAGTGGTGGCTATATGATGGCATGCACAGCTGATAAAATTCTGGCTGCCCCATTCGCCGTTATTGGCTCCATTGGCGTAATGGCTCAACTGCCCAATGTTCACCGGCTTCTCAAAAAGCACGATGTCGATATTGAACTTCATACTGCCGGTGAGTACAAACGCACACTGACCGTTCTGGGTGAAAACACAGAAAAGGGCAGGCAAAAGTTCAAACAGGACATGGAAGACACCCATGAACTGTTCAAGGATTTTGTTAAGTCTGCCCGGGATCAGGTCACTATTGAAGAGGTAGCGACCGGTGAAATCTGGTACGGCCAGAAGGCCATCGATAAAAATCTGGTCGATGATATCAAAACCAGTGATCAGTATATTTATGACCAGGTTGACAGTGCAGATATTATCCATGTTGCTTACAGCATGAAGAAAGGCTTAACGGAAAAGTTCGGACTTGCTGCTCATCATGCGCTGGACAATACCCTGCTGAAATGGTGGGAGCGCCTCTCTTCTGAACGGTTCCACTGA
- a CDS encoding DUF2970 domain-containing protein, whose translation MSKKLVSKKTASKKAVSKNSLPKGTGIRAILQSALASAFGVQSRKNQDRDFQKGRPADFVIAGIVGTLLFITVLVVIVNMVLGASGY comes from the coding sequence ATGTCTAAAAAACTAGTGTCTAAAAAAACAGCGTCGAAAAAAGCAGTGTCGAAAAATTCACTACCGAAAGGAACAGGCATCAGAGCTATCCTGCAAAGTGCGCTTGCATCAGCCTTCGGAGTGCAGAGCAGAAAAAACCAGGACAGGGATTTTCAAAAAGGAAGACCGGCGGACTTCGTTATTGCCGGTATTGTAGGAACTCTGTTGTTTATCACAGTGCTGGTGGTCATCGTAAACATGGTACTGGGTGCATCAGGTTACTGA
- a CDS encoding cation:proton antiporter: MESGSLLFSFFLIFSGAAVLASAALFTRQPLIVAYIVLGAVFGPYGAKLVTDTGLLNDISHVGIIFLLFLLGLDMQPSHLGHLLKKTATVGLISSVVFAAVGYFMGCLFGFNQTEAIICGATMMFSSTIIGIKLLPTTVLHHKHTGELLVSLLLLQDLIAILVLLLLYNFDSGFSNSRLDILIALAALPLLIVSAFLAVKLILLPLMAKFDRFHEYLFLLAIGWCLGFAELAHVLNLSYEIGAFIAGISIATSPIAQYIAINLKPLRDFFLVLFFFSIGASFNLSLLGDVFIPALAMSLICMLMKPGVFGLLLKRVSEKKSTAWEVGFRLGQTSEFSILIAVLATGQLLLGEIASHVIQATAILTLILSSYVVVLRFESPIAINEKLRRD, from the coding sequence ATGGAAAGTGGTTCTCTGCTCTTTTCCTTTTTTCTGATTTTCAGTGGCGCTGCTGTCCTTGCCTCTGCTGCGTTGTTTACACGACAGCCACTGATTGTAGCTTACATAGTACTTGGTGCAGTTTTTGGCCCTTATGGTGCCAAACTGGTTACCGATACAGGCCTGCTGAATGATATATCTCATGTTGGCATTATCTTTCTTCTGTTCCTGCTGGGACTGGATATGCAACCCAGCCATCTTGGACACTTATTGAAAAAGACCGCCACCGTTGGCTTGATCAGTTCGGTGGTTTTTGCCGCCGTCGGGTATTTTATGGGATGTCTGTTTGGCTTTAATCAGACAGAAGCAATTATCTGTGGTGCCACGATGATGTTTTCCAGCACCATTATCGGTATTAAGCTGTTACCCACCACGGTGCTGCACCATAAACATACCGGTGAACTGCTGGTTAGTCTGTTGCTGTTGCAGGACTTGATAGCAATTTTGGTGTTACTGCTGCTTTATAACTTTGATAGTGGATTCAGTAACAGTCGACTCGATATTTTGATAGCACTGGCTGCCCTGCCCCTTCTGATTGTTTCGGCATTTCTTGCAGTGAAGCTGATACTGTTGCCCTTGATGGCAAAATTTGATCGTTTCCACGAGTACCTTTTTCTGCTGGCAATCGGCTGGTGTCTTGGCTTTGCAGAACTGGCTCATGTCCTTAATCTGTCTTACGAAATTGGTGCATTTATTGCCGGAATCAGTATTGCAACCAGCCCTATTGCTCAATACATTGCCATTAACCTTAAACCCCTTCGGGACTTCTTTCTTGTTCTGTTCTTTTTCTCCATCGGTGCCAGCTTCAACCTGAGCCTTCTGGGCGATGTGTTTATACCGGCACTGGCGATGAGTCTGATCTGTATGCTGATGAAACCGGGGGTCTTCGGCCTGCTTCTCAAGCGGGTCAGTGAAAAGAAATCCACCGCCTGGGAAGTGGGGTTCCGGCTGGGGCAAACCAGTGAATTTTCGATTCTTATCGCTGTATTGGCCACAGGACAACTGCTACTGGGGGAAATTGCTTCTCATGTTATTCAGGCGACTGCCATTCTGACGTTGATCTTATCTTCTTATGTCGTCGTATTACGCTTTGAGTCGCCCATAGCGATCAATGAAAAACTGAGAAGAGACTGA
- a CDS encoding nitrite/sulfite reductase, with translation MYIYDDYDQRIVDERVDQFRDQTRRYLAGEISEDEFLPLRLQNGLYIQRFAPMMRIAIPYGLLSTRQVRKLADISRRYDKGYVHFTTRQNVQLNWPSLEEVPDILAELATVQMHAIQTSGACIRNTTTDQFAGVAADEVVDPRPWCELIRQWSTFHPEFAFLPRKFKIAVCGADEDRAATLVHDIGVHLRKDYQGKVRINILAGGGLGRTPVIGALIKEDLEPEQLLNYLDAALRIYNRYGRRDNKYKARIKILVKAMTPEVFAREVEDEWNRIKKISQPLGPGEIERIARNFTRPDYEALADLDFNDLALQGSPQFQRWLKQNVSAHQQAGYSAVTLTLKATADAPGDVSAEQLDEVADLADRFSFGELRVSHEQNLIFADVPQTKLPELWQALDRIGLATPNRGLLTDVICCPGGDYCALANARSIPLAEEIQRYFEDLDYLHDIGELDLNISGCMNACAHHHVGHIGILGVDRKGEEYYQIQIGGSATRETTLGKIIGPSFKREEVPDVIRQLISVYLEQRHDGERFIDTSLRLGLEPFKEKVYGQKAA, from the coding sequence ATGTACATATACGACGACTACGACCAGCGTATAGTGGATGAGCGAGTCGATCAGTTCCGGGATCAGACCCGTCGCTATCTCGCCGGTGAAATCTCTGAAGATGAATTCCTGCCACTGAGATTACAGAATGGCCTGTATATTCAGCGCTTTGCCCCCATGATGCGGATTGCTATTCCCTATGGGTTGCTCAGTACCCGGCAGGTACGAAAACTGGCTGACATCTCCCGTCGCTATGACAAAGGTTATGTGCATTTCACAACCCGGCAGAACGTTCAGCTGAACTGGCCCAGCCTTGAGGAAGTGCCTGATATTCTTGCAGAGCTGGCTACTGTTCAAATGCATGCGATCCAGACCAGCGGTGCGTGCATACGCAATACTACAACAGATCAGTTTGCCGGAGTCGCAGCCGATGAAGTGGTTGATCCTCGTCCATGGTGTGAACTTATCCGGCAGTGGTCAACTTTCCATCCTGAGTTCGCATTCTTACCCAGAAAGTTCAAAATTGCCGTTTGTGGTGCCGACGAAGATCGTGCAGCCACGCTGGTACACGACATTGGTGTACATCTCCGAAAAGACTATCAGGGTAAAGTCCGAATCAATATTCTCGCTGGTGGCGGACTGGGACGCACACCGGTCATAGGGGCTTTGATCAAGGAAGACCTTGAACCAGAACAGCTGCTCAATTATCTGGATGCGGCTCTGCGTATCTATAACCGCTATGGCAGACGTGACAATAAATACAAGGCTCGAATCAAGATTCTTGTTAAAGCGATGACGCCAGAAGTATTTGCCCGTGAAGTTGAAGACGAGTGGAACCGGATCAAAAAGATAAGCCAGCCACTGGGGCCGGGTGAGATTGAACGAATTGCCAGGAATTTTACCAGGCCAGACTATGAAGCGCTTGCTGATCTCGATTTTAATGACCTTGCCCTGCAAGGTTCACCGCAATTCCAGCGCTGGCTGAAGCAAAATGTCTCGGCACACCAGCAGGCTGGTTACAGCGCTGTGACTTTAACGCTCAAAGCCACTGCTGACGCCCCTGGCGATGTTTCTGCCGAACAACTGGATGAAGTGGCCGACCTTGCCGACCGATTCAGTTTTGGCGAACTGCGCGTCAGCCATGAACAGAATCTTATTTTTGCTGATGTTCCTCAGACGAAACTGCCAGAGCTCTGGCAGGCACTGGATCGTATTGGGCTGGCAACCCCCAATCGTGGTTTGCTGACAGATGTTATCTGCTGTCCGGGCGGCGATTACTGTGCTTTAGCTAATGCCCGCTCTATTCCTCTGGCGGAAGAAATTCAGCGATATTTCGAAGACCTGGATTACCTGCATGATATCGGTGAACTTGATTTGAATATATCTGGCTGCATGAATGCCTGCGCCCATCATCATGTCGGACACATTGGTATTCTGGGGGTTGATCGAAAAGGTGAAGAATACTACCAGATCCAGATAGGGGGTTCAGCTACCAGAGAAACCACTCTGGGTAAAATCATAGGCCCCTCATTCAAACGGGAAGAAGTGCCTGATGTTATCAGACAGCTTATCTCGGTTTATCTTGAACAGAGACATGACGGTGAACGTTTTATTGATACCAGTCTGAGGCTGGGGCTGGAACCCTTTAAGGAGAAGGTGTATGGACAGAAAGCTGCTTAA